One genomic region from Prunus persica cultivar Lovell chromosome G3, Prunus_persica_NCBIv2, whole genome shotgun sequence encodes:
- the LOC18782849 gene encoding putative lipid phosphate phosphatase 3, chloroplastic isoform X3, giving the protein MPWWDLGSLSRLKNFSGLFQDVSSKKPEISAVNSDSFTPIDLPLIGHREDENKMQEVQLGSHTVRSHGMTVARTHMHDWVILMLLGLIVVILNVIHPFYRFVGKDMMTDLKYPLKSNTVPVWAIPMYAVALPIAIFFIVYFRRRDVYDLHHAILGLLFSVLITGVITDAIKDAVGRPRPDFFWRCFPDGKDVYDQLGNVVCHGKKSVIKEGHKSFPSGHTSYDYWHHWQDVFAGGLLGFIVASFCYLQFFPPPYHAQGWGPYAYFQVLEESRSVTQAATIVNGSNVQVTEARVENQEDETSIHGCMGLSLAHNSGSALEELESGRR; this is encoded by the exons ATGCCTTGGTGGGATTTGGGATCGCTTTCTCGTCTTAAAAACTTCAGTGGCCTCTTTCAG GATGTGTCAAGCAAGAAGCCGGAGATTTCTGCTGTTAATAGTGATTCATTTACACCCATTGACCTTCCATTGATAGGACACAGGGAGGATGag AATAAAATGCAGGAAGTTCAGCTTGGTTCGCATACTGTAAGGTCCCATGGGATGACAGTTGCAAGGACACACATGCATGATTGGGTGATACTAATGCTTCTTGGGTTGATAGTTGTCATCCTGAATGTGATTCATCCCTTTTATCGCTTTGTTGGAAAAGATATGATGACTGATCTTAAATATCCCTTGAAAAGTAACACAGTGCCTGTTTGGGCCATTCCT ATGTATGCAGTTGCACTGCCCAtagcaatttttttcattgtctATTTTCGTAGGAGAGACGTCTATGACCTTCACCATGCCATACTAG GTCTCTTATTCTCTGTTCTGATAACTGGGGTTATTACAGATGCTATAAAAGATGCAGTTGGTCGACCCCGGCCAGACTTCTTTTGGCGCTGTTTTCCAGATGGAAAGGAT GTGTACGATCAATTGGGAAATGTTGTATGCCATGGTAAGAAGAGTGTCATAAAGGAGGGGCACAAGAGTTTTCCAAGTGGCCATACTTCGT ATGACTACTGGCACCACTGGCAGGACGTGTTTGCTGGAGGTCTCCTAG GATTTATAGTTGCTTCATTTTGCTATCTGCAGTTCTTTCCACCCCCATATCATGCTCAAG GTTGGGGCCCTTATGCTTACTTCCaggtgttggaggagtcaCGTTCGGTGACACAAGCAGCCACTATAGTAAATGGGTCCAATGTGCAGGTCACAGAGGCTCGGGTTGAAAATCAAGAAGACGAAACTAGCATCCATGGATGCATGGGGTTATCATTAGCACATAATTCTGGTTCAGCGTTGGAAGAACTGGAATCTGGGAGGAGATAG
- the LOC18782849 gene encoding lipid phosphate phosphatase 2 isoform X2, which yields MPWWDLGSLSRLKNFSGLFQNKMQEVQLGSHTVRSHGMTVARTHMHDWVILMLLGLIVVILNVIHPFYRFVGKDMMTDLKYPLKSNTVPVWAIPMYAVALPIAIFFIVYFRRRDVYDLHHAILGLLFSVLITGVITDAIKDAVGRPRPDFFWRCFPDGKDVYDQLGNVVCHGKKSVIKEGHKSFPSGHTSWSFAGLGFLSLYLSGKIKVFDRKGHVAKLCIVFLPLLFASLVGVSRVDDYWHHWQDVFAGGLLGFIVASFCYLQFFPPPYHAQGWGPYAYFQVLEESRSVTQAATIVNGSNVQVTEARVENQEDETSIHGCMGLSLAHNSGSALEELESGRR from the exons ATGCCTTGGTGGGATTTGGGATCGCTTTCTCGTCTTAAAAACTTCAGTGGCCTCTTTCAG AATAAAATGCAGGAAGTTCAGCTTGGTTCGCATACTGTAAGGTCCCATGGGATGACAGTTGCAAGGACACACATGCATGATTGGGTGATACTAATGCTTCTTGGGTTGATAGTTGTCATCCTGAATGTGATTCATCCCTTTTATCGCTTTGTTGGAAAAGATATGATGACTGATCTTAAATATCCCTTGAAAAGTAACACAGTGCCTGTTTGGGCCATTCCT ATGTATGCAGTTGCACTGCCCAtagcaatttttttcattgtctATTTTCGTAGGAGAGACGTCTATGACCTTCACCATGCCATACTAG GTCTCTTATTCTCTGTTCTGATAACTGGGGTTATTACAGATGCTATAAAAGATGCAGTTGGTCGACCCCGGCCAGACTTCTTTTGGCGCTGTTTTCCAGATGGAAAGGAT GTGTACGATCAATTGGGAAATGTTGTATGCCATGGTAAGAAGAGTGTCATAAAGGAGGGGCACAAGAGTTTTCCAAGTGGCCATACTTCGT GGTCCTTTGCTGGTCTAGGATTTCTCTCACTGTATTTGTcgggaaaaataaaagtatttgACCGCAAAGGCCATGTCGCAAAGCTATGCattgtttttcttcctctaCTTTTTGCATCACTAGTCGGCGTTTCTCGTGTAGATGACTACTGGCACCACTGGCAGGACGTGTTTGCTGGAGGTCTCCTAG GATTTATAGTTGCTTCATTTTGCTATCTGCAGTTCTTTCCACCCCCATATCATGCTCAAG GTTGGGGCCCTTATGCTTACTTCCaggtgttggaggagtcaCGTTCGGTGACACAAGCAGCCACTATAGTAAATGGGTCCAATGTGCAGGTCACAGAGGCTCGGGTTGAAAATCAAGAAGACGAAACTAGCATCCATGGATGCATGGGGTTATCATTAGCACATAATTCTGGTTCAGCGTTGGAAGAACTGGAATCTGGGAGGAGATAG
- the LOC18782849 gene encoding lipid phosphate phosphatase 2 isoform X1: protein MPWWDLGSLSRLKNFSGLFQDVSSKKPEISAVNSDSFTPIDLPLIGHREDENKMQEVQLGSHTVRSHGMTVARTHMHDWVILMLLGLIVVILNVIHPFYRFVGKDMMTDLKYPLKSNTVPVWAIPMYAVALPIAIFFIVYFRRRDVYDLHHAILGLLFSVLITGVITDAIKDAVGRPRPDFFWRCFPDGKDVYDQLGNVVCHGKKSVIKEGHKSFPSGHTSWSFAGLGFLSLYLSGKIKVFDRKGHVAKLCIVFLPLLFASLVGVSRVDDYWHHWQDVFAGGLLGFIVASFCYLQFFPPPYHAQGWGPYAYFQVLEESRSVTQAATIVNGSNVQVTEARVENQEDETSIHGCMGLSLAHNSGSALEELESGRR from the exons ATGCCTTGGTGGGATTTGGGATCGCTTTCTCGTCTTAAAAACTTCAGTGGCCTCTTTCAG GATGTGTCAAGCAAGAAGCCGGAGATTTCTGCTGTTAATAGTGATTCATTTACACCCATTGACCTTCCATTGATAGGACACAGGGAGGATGag AATAAAATGCAGGAAGTTCAGCTTGGTTCGCATACTGTAAGGTCCCATGGGATGACAGTTGCAAGGACACACATGCATGATTGGGTGATACTAATGCTTCTTGGGTTGATAGTTGTCATCCTGAATGTGATTCATCCCTTTTATCGCTTTGTTGGAAAAGATATGATGACTGATCTTAAATATCCCTTGAAAAGTAACACAGTGCCTGTTTGGGCCATTCCT ATGTATGCAGTTGCACTGCCCAtagcaatttttttcattgtctATTTTCGTAGGAGAGACGTCTATGACCTTCACCATGCCATACTAG GTCTCTTATTCTCTGTTCTGATAACTGGGGTTATTACAGATGCTATAAAAGATGCAGTTGGTCGACCCCGGCCAGACTTCTTTTGGCGCTGTTTTCCAGATGGAAAGGAT GTGTACGATCAATTGGGAAATGTTGTATGCCATGGTAAGAAGAGTGTCATAAAGGAGGGGCACAAGAGTTTTCCAAGTGGCCATACTTCGT GGTCCTTTGCTGGTCTAGGATTTCTCTCACTGTATTTGTcgggaaaaataaaagtatttgACCGCAAAGGCCATGTCGCAAAGCTATGCattgtttttcttcctctaCTTTTTGCATCACTAGTCGGCGTTTCTCGTGTAGATGACTACTGGCACCACTGGCAGGACGTGTTTGCTGGAGGTCTCCTAG GATTTATAGTTGCTTCATTTTGCTATCTGCAGTTCTTTCCACCCCCATATCATGCTCAAG GTTGGGGCCCTTATGCTTACTTCCaggtgttggaggagtcaCGTTCGGTGACACAAGCAGCCACTATAGTAAATGGGTCCAATGTGCAGGTCACAGAGGCTCGGGTTGAAAATCAAGAAGACGAAACTAGCATCCATGGATGCATGGGGTTATCATTAGCACATAATTCTGGTTCAGCGTTGGAAGAACTGGAATCTGGGAGGAGATAG